One genomic segment of Papaver somniferum cultivar HN1 unplaced genomic scaffold, ASM357369v1 unplaced-scaffold_6, whole genome shotgun sequence includes these proteins:
- the LOC113343517 gene encoding F-box/kelch-repeat protein At3g06240-like encodes MNDIIDISYGFGYDSKSYDYKFVSIFSETDSYGCSAADIYTLRSDSWKKRCYGFPCKLSNGQPGVFLTGALHWFAKSCMNGKRFILSFDLEEETSKELLLPAEHLDHFDYEFLDVLRGFLCLLCSVSNVKFEIWEMKDYGVRESWSKLFKIDQQQLMTMSIGIQSCHYIKRAVSLRNGEILLEIMAKGQSYGKWRVDIVRIHLEEKKGCEYMKNIDQMEPYVESFVSLNSGTFVGNEEKDYGITVRDIWG; translated from the coding sequence ATGAACGACATAATTGACATCAGTTATGGGTTTGGCTATGATTCCAAGAGTTATGATTATAAGTTTGTGTCAATTTTTAGTGAAACAGATTCTTATGGTTGTtctgctgctgatatatataccTTACGTTCAGATTCATGGAAAAAACGTTGTTATGGCTTTCCTTGTAAACTTTCAAATGGACAGCCTGGGGTGTTTTTAACTGGAGCCCTCCATTGGTTTGCAAAATCGTGTATGAACGGAAAACGATTTATACTTTCTTTCGATTTGGAAGAAGAAACATCCAAAGAATTACTACTGCCTGCTGAACATCTGGATCATTTCGATTATGAATTTCTTGACGTGTTGAGAGGTTTCCTTTGCTTACTTTGTAGTGTTTCTAATGTTAAATTTGAGATATGGGAGATGAAAGATTATGGAGTAAGAGAGAGTTGGTCTAAACTTTTCAAAATTGACCAGCAACAACTTATGACAATGAGTATTGGTATTCAATCCTGTCATTACATAAAGAGAGCTGTATCATTAAGAAATGGTGAAATCCTATTAGAGATAATGGCCAAGGGTCAATCATATGGGAAATGGAGGGTTGATATTGTGCGAATCCACTTGGAAGAAAAGAAAGGGTGTGAATACATGAAGAATATCGATCAGATGGAGCCTTATGTGGAAAGTTttgtttcacttaactcaggtacaTTTGTTGGGAATGAGGAGAAGGATTACGGCATCACAGTCAGAGACATTTGGGGTTGA